The Thermoleophilum album genome includes a window with the following:
- the pgl gene encoding 6-phosphogluconolactonase, with product MPVHVVTTPDPVEVVAEMMAAAAKLGGRICTTGGRAAALVYRRLANAVVDLAAVELWLSDERCVPLADERSNGGLVQRALIERLPVERRPRLRAVAVGEGAQQAAAVYERELAIASGSAQRPPLFELVVLSLGRDGHIASLFPDRPEAREAARWAVAVERPGLEPLVPRVSLTLPVLLAGKRILLLAVGEEKRAALEHALSAAAAGSEEAREPGAALLSRCLRSAPELSLVTDLAGVGQPGQGGSER from the coding sequence GTGCCCGTGCACGTGGTCACCACGCCTGATCCGGTGGAGGTGGTCGCGGAAATGATGGCTGCCGCGGCGAAGCTGGGGGGTCGCATTTGCACGACCGGGGGGCGCGCGGCGGCGCTCGTCTATCGACGGCTTGCCAACGCCGTCGTCGACCTCGCGGCGGTCGAACTGTGGCTGTCCGACGAGCGTTGCGTTCCGCTTGCGGACGAGCGGTCGAACGGCGGTCTTGTGCAACGCGCGCTGATCGAGCGGCTGCCCGTAGAGCGCCGACCGCGCTTGCGGGCGGTGGCGGTCGGCGAGGGCGCGCAGCAGGCTGCCGCCGTCTACGAGCGCGAGCTCGCGATCGCCTCCGGCTCTGCGCAGCGACCGCCGCTCTTCGAACTCGTCGTGCTGAGCCTCGGGCGCGACGGTCACATCGCTTCGCTGTTTCCCGATCGCCCTGAGGCGCGCGAGGCGGCGCGTTGGGCGGTCGCGGTCGAGCGCCCGGGGCTGGAACCGCTGGTGCCACGCGTCAGCCTGACGCTGCCGGTGCTGCTCGCTGGCAAACGGATCTTGCTGCTGGCGGTCGGCGAGGAGAAACGGGCGGCTCTCGAGCACGCCTTGTCAGCAGCTGCGGCCGGTTCCGAGGAGGCGCGCGAGCCGGGCGCCGCGCTGCTTTCCCGCTGCTTGCGCTCAGCCCCCGAGCTTTCGCTGGTGACCGACCTTGCGGGAGTCGGTCAGCCCGGGCAGGGGGGCAGCGAGCGGTGA
- the coxB gene encoding cytochrome c oxidase subunit II: protein MRRSASKARLIAALAVGILLPLVLAPAALAGVLAPEAGGSPNADDIRTLYWIVFVIAIPIFLIVEGTLIWSLVRYRRRRGGPPPAQIRGNTPLELSWTVGAALILVVLSVITFVYLGDITNPPPSLPGGLQNAQFASIDQPAPPRTGGPTLRVRVNGQQYLWRYEYPDLPGPNYSYYELVVPIRTTVVLEVTASDVIHSWWIPKLGGKVDAVPGYVNKTWFRISKPGRYVGQCAELCGPNHADMRAVVRAVEPAEFEAWLRRQRAEILAAQEDLSKQRRERARRGEVQ, encoded by the coding sequence TTGCGACGCAGTGCCAGCAAAGCGCGCTTGATCGCCGCCCTGGCGGTCGGGATCCTGCTGCCGCTCGTTCTCGCGCCAGCAGCGTTGGCGGGCGTCCTCGCCCCGGAAGCGGGTGGCTCGCCGAACGCCGACGACATCCGGACCCTCTACTGGATCGTCTTCGTAATCGCGATCCCAATCTTTCTGATCGTCGAGGGCACGCTGATCTGGTCGCTCGTGCGCTACCGGCGGCGGCGCGGTGGGCCGCCGCCTGCCCAAATCCGCGGCAACACACCGCTCGAGTTGAGCTGGACGGTCGGTGCGGCGCTGATTCTCGTGGTGCTTTCGGTCATCACCTTCGTGTACCTCGGCGACATCACGAACCCGCCACCGTCGCTCCCGGGCGGTCTCCAGAACGCGCAGTTCGCCTCCATCGACCAACCCGCGCCACCCCGCACCGGCGGTCCGACGCTGCGCGTGCGCGTCAACGGACAGCAGTACCTGTGGCGTTACGAGTACCCCGACCTGCCGGGCCCCAACTACTCGTACTACGAGCTTGTCGTCCCGATCCGCACCACGGTCGTGCTTGAGGTCACCGCCTCCGACGTCATCCACTCCTGGTGGATCCCGAAGCTCGGCGGCAAGGTCGACGCCGTTCCTGGCTACGTCAACAAGACTTGGTTCCGGATCTCGAAGCCCGGTCGCTACGTCGGTCAGTGCGCCGAGCTTTGCGGGCCCAATCACGCCGACATGCGGGCGGTCGTGAGGGCGGTCGAGCCGGCCGAGTTCGAAGCGTGGCTGCGGCGTCAGCGGGCCGAGATCCTCGCCGCCCAGGAGGACCTCTCGAAACAGCGGCGCGAACGCGCGCGTCGGGGCGAAGTGCAGTAG
- a CDS encoding MBL fold metallo-hydrolase — translation MLLEPVEWLGHAGFRLRLGRAWVYIDPYRVPQPAPRADLILVTHDHYDHFSPRDVEALARSETWLVGPATVVERVRGRSLSLAPGEVIEDELLRGLEVRGVAAYNTSKRNAEGRPFHPREAGWLGFELRWQGWRLYHAGDTDVIPEMDQVTGCDVALLPVSGGYVMTAEEAAEAARRIQPRVAVPMHWGAEVGSRQDAERFRRLAPTRVEILKPAAAVSGKPD, via the coding sequence ATGCTGCTCGAACCGGTCGAGTGGCTGGGGCACGCGGGCTTTCGGCTGAGACTCGGTCGCGCGTGGGTCTACATCGACCCGTATCGGGTGCCGCAGCCCGCGCCTCGCGCCGACCTGATCCTCGTCACCCACGACCACTACGACCACTTCTCGCCGCGCGACGTGGAGGCGTTGGCACGCAGCGAAACCTGGCTCGTCGGACCGGCGACGGTGGTCGAACGGGTGCGCGGGCGCTCGCTATCGCTGGCGCCGGGCGAGGTCATCGAAGACGAACTGCTGCGCGGACTCGAGGTGCGCGGCGTCGCCGCCTACAACACCTCGAAGCGCAACGCCGAAGGCCGGCCTTTCCACCCGCGCGAGGCCGGCTGGCTCGGGTTCGAGCTGCGCTGGCAGGGATGGCGGCTCTACCACGCCGGCGACACCGACGTGATCCCCGAAATGGATCAGGTCACCGGCTGTGACGTCGCTCTGCTGCCCGTCAGCGGGGGCTACGTGATGACCGCCGAGGAGGCCGCCGAGGCGGCGCGGCGGATCCAGCCGCGGGTTGCCGTGCCGATGCATTGGGGCGCGGAAGTCGGCAGCCGCCAGGACGCCGAGCGCTTCCGGCGGCTCGCGCCCACGCGCGTGGAGATCCTGAAGCCAGCAGCGGCGGTCTCCGGGAAGCCCGATTAG
- a CDS encoding COX15/CtaA family protein — protein sequence MNAAGFRRLAVATWVATFVLIVLGGIVRVSGSGLGCGPEGSGFHGWPFCNGDLVPGLDLNAVIEYAHRVAAGLVGLMILSLFLLAQSRRVEARGLRPLTAGLLVLVVAQAGLGGLTVEEGLDERLVAAHLGLAMLLLGGLLLLVRMSASARSTSADHRRSSKGVRWLAWATAVIVLATIVAGGYMAGTQNYGRPDYRLGDGAHHACGKEFPTCNGDFMPFGQSRLVDIHLTHRAFMYLAVLLTIALVVAAQRRRATAPLVARRARILGLLVVLQVLLGALNVWLDEYELLIVAHLALGTLVWAAALDTALASSLVRATVAEPTAAQPAVRPAAARAS from the coding sequence GTGAACGCTGCTGGCTTCCGACGGCTGGCGGTCGCGACCTGGGTCGCGACCTTCGTCCTGATCGTGCTCGGCGGGATCGTTCGCGTCTCCGGCTCGGGTCTCGGCTGCGGTCCGGAAGGCTCCGGCTTCCACGGGTGGCCGTTCTGCAACGGCGATCTCGTGCCTGGTCTCGATCTCAACGCCGTGATCGAGTACGCGCACCGCGTCGCGGCTGGCCTCGTCGGTCTGATGATTCTCAGCCTCTTTCTGCTCGCCCAAAGCCGCCGCGTCGAGGCGCGGGGGCTGCGCCCCCTGACCGCAGGGCTGCTGGTGTTGGTGGTCGCACAGGCCGGCCTCGGTGGCTTGACGGTCGAGGAGGGTCTCGACGAGCGCCTCGTCGCCGCGCATCTGGGGCTTGCGATGCTGCTGCTCGGGGGCCTTTTGTTGCTCGTTCGCATGAGCGCATCCGCGCGCTCGACGAGCGCCGACCACCGACGGTCGAGCAAAGGCGTGCGCTGGCTCGCCTGGGCGACCGCGGTGATCGTGCTCGCGACGATCGTTGCCGGCGGCTACATGGCGGGAACACAGAACTACGGCCGGCCCGACTACCGCCTCGGGGACGGCGCGCACCACGCCTGCGGCAAGGAGTTCCCGACCTGCAACGGCGACTTCATGCCGTTCGGCCAGTCGCGGTTGGTGGACATCCACCTCACCCACCGCGCCTTCATGTATCTCGCGGTACTTCTCACGATCGCCTTGGTGGTAGCAGCGCAGCGGCGTCGCGCGACGGCTCCGCTGGTGGCCCGCCGGGCACGCATCCTCGGCCTGCTCGTGGTGCTTCAGGTGCTGCTGGGGGCTCTCAACGTGTGGCTCGACGAATACGAGCTGTTGATCGTCGCCCACCTCGCGCTCGGAACGCTGGTGTGGGCAGCAGCGCTCGACACCGCCCTCGCCAGCTCTTTGGTGCGCGCAACCGTCGCTGAGCCGACCGCCGCGCAACCCGCTGTGCGACCGGCGGCGGCCAGGGCCAGCTAA
- a CDS encoding glycoside hydrolase family 15 protein — MSVAPTTPRFGQERVCPIADYAFLSDCEAGALIAPDGSVDWLCLPRFDSPSVFAKVLDPDAGFFRVGPAETSVPVDRRYVPGTMVLETSWGTRSGWVIVRDCLLVGPWQAERPEQSGWRRAPVDRAARHVLLRTLRCVHGEVEIAVECEPRFDYGRLASHWEFTEGGYHELVARPTEPCDGARELRLRSDIRIGVEGGRATARTTLREGDLRFVALGWDAWLPEDYDEAYRTLVETAHHWQHWLDAGRFPDHPWRAVLQRSALTLRAMAYAPTGAIIAAPTTSLPEAPGGSRNWDYRYCWLRDSAFALWALHSLGFDREADDFFFFLADVLGGGAVQVVYGIGGERELEERTLDHLRGYADSRPVRIGNAAYKQRQNDVWGALLDAVYLHVRGREQLSVDVWPNVREVVEEALRRWREPDRGIWEVRGPERHFVSSKVMCWVAAERGARLAAYRGEHELERRWLAAAQEIRAEILRHGCDERGVFTQAFGSRELDASALLIPLVRFLPPDDERVRKTVAAIEEELSEGGMVLRYRPERADDGIGEPEGTFTICSFWLVSALVELGELERAGELCERLLAHAGPLGLYAEELDPRSGRHLGNYPQALTHLALINAVLHVARAELGLDATSLPFGRPWPEVA; from the coding sequence GTGAGTGTGGCGCCGACAACCCCCCGCTTTGGCCAGGAACGGGTCTGTCCGATCGCCGACTACGCCTTCCTGTCGGACTGCGAGGCGGGAGCCCTGATCGCCCCCGACGGTTCGGTCGACTGGCTGTGTCTCCCACGCTTCGACTCACCGAGCGTGTTCGCCAAAGTCCTCGATCCGGACGCCGGTTTCTTTCGCGTCGGCCCCGCCGAGACCAGCGTGCCGGTCGACCGTCGCTATGTCCCGGGCACGATGGTGCTCGAGACGAGCTGGGGCACCCGTAGCGGTTGGGTGATCGTGCGCGACTGCTTGCTGGTCGGGCCGTGGCAGGCGGAACGTCCGGAGCAGTCGGGCTGGCGGCGGGCGCCGGTCGACCGCGCCGCTCGCCACGTCCTGTTGCGCACGCTGCGCTGCGTGCACGGCGAGGTGGAGATCGCCGTCGAGTGTGAGCCGCGCTTCGACTACGGCCGCCTAGCGAGCCACTGGGAGTTCACCGAGGGTGGGTACCACGAGCTGGTCGCGCGGCCGACCGAGCCGTGCGACGGGGCCCGGGAGCTGCGCCTGCGTAGCGACATCCGCATCGGCGTGGAGGGGGGCCGTGCGACCGCACGTACGACCCTGCGCGAGGGCGATCTCAGGTTCGTAGCGCTGGGTTGGGACGCTTGGCTTCCGGAGGACTACGACGAGGCCTACCGGACGCTCGTCGAGACCGCGCACCATTGGCAGCACTGGTTGGACGCTGGTCGTTTCCCTGATCACCCCTGGCGGGCGGTGCTGCAGCGCTCGGCGCTGACCTTGCGGGCGATGGCCTACGCACCGACCGGCGCGATCATCGCTGCGCCAACCACCTCGCTGCCGGAGGCGCCCGGCGGCTCGCGCAACTGGGACTACCGCTACTGCTGGCTGCGCGACTCGGCGTTCGCGCTGTGGGCGTTGCACAGCCTGGGCTTCGACCGCGAAGCCGACGATTTCTTTTTCTTCCTTGCCGACGTCCTCGGCGGTGGCGCGGTGCAGGTGGTCTACGGGATCGGCGGCGAGCGGGAACTCGAGGAGCGCACGCTCGACCACCTGCGTGGTTACGCCGACTCGCGACCGGTGCGGATCGGCAACGCCGCTTACAAGCAGCGTCAAAACGACGTTTGGGGCGCGCTGCTCGACGCCGTTTACCTGCACGTGCGGGGGCGTGAGCAACTGTCGGTCGACGTTTGGCCGAACGTGCGCGAGGTCGTCGAGGAGGCGCTGCGCCGCTGGCGCGAGCCGGATCGCGGCATCTGGGAAGTGCGGGGCCCCGAACGCCACTTCGTGTCGTCGAAGGTGATGTGCTGGGTGGCGGCGGAGCGTGGCGCGCGACTCGCTGCCTACCGCGGCGAGCACGAGCTCGAGCGCCGGTGGCTTGCGGCAGCGCAGGAGATACGGGCCGAGATCCTCCGTCACGGTTGCGATGAGCGCGGCGTTTTCACGCAGGCGTTCGGCTCTCGGGAGCTCGACGCTTCGGCGCTGTTGATTCCGCTTGTTCGTTTCCTGCCGCCGGACGACGAACGCGTGCGCAAGACGGTGGCCGCGATCGAGGAGGAGTTGTCGGAAGGCGGCATGGTGCTCCGTTACCGACCGGAGCGCGCCGACGATGGGATCGGCGAGCCCGAAGGCACGTTCACGATCTGCTCGTTCTGGCTGGTCTCGGCGCTGGTCGAGCTCGGCGAGCTGGAGCGGGCCGGTGAGCTGTGCGAACGACTGCTGGCGCACGCCGGGCCTCTCGGCTTGTATGCGGAGGAGCTCGATCCGCGCTCCGGCCGCCACCTCGGCAACTACCCGCAGGCGCTCACGCACCTCGCCTTGATTAACGCGGTGCTGCACGTCGCGCGCGCGGAGCTTGGCCTCGACGCCACCAGCCTTCCCTTCGGACGCCCGTGGCCCGAAGTGGCGTAA
- a CDS encoding M42 family metallopeptidase → MTQLPATLRALLESVGPPGYEEQPARIWREAAASFADEVRGDVLGSSLALVRGGGARPRLAIVGHIDEIGLIVTHITERGLLRVAALGGWDPQVLVGQRVSIVTRQGVVPGVIGGKPRHLQRGDDAKRAPEIRDLHIDVGARDREHAEQLVRIGDVAVIDAEPRALADGRVASRAFDNRLGAYVALEAARRVAAAGGAEVEVVAIASTQEEITFAGARTAAYAVEPDVALIVDVTHATDVPGIDEGEVGSHPLGSGAVIARGATIAPAVYERLQASAEREGIRYTVEATGRSTGTDADAIHLTRHGVACGVVSIPLRYMHQPVEIADLDDVEACVALVTAFALSLRAGEGFER, encoded by the coding sequence GTGACGCAGCTACCGGCAACCCTCCGCGCACTCCTGGAGAGCGTCGGGCCGCCGGGTTACGAAGAGCAGCCGGCTCGGATCTGGCGGGAGGCAGCGGCAAGCTTCGCCGACGAGGTGCGCGGCGACGTGCTCGGATCTTCGCTGGCGCTGGTGCGCGGCGGCGGCGCCCGACCACGCCTGGCGATCGTCGGCCACATCGACGAGATCGGCTTGATCGTCACGCACATCACTGAGCGCGGGCTGCTGCGGGTAGCCGCTCTCGGCGGCTGGGATCCCCAGGTGCTCGTCGGTCAACGGGTCAGCATCGTCACCCGCCAAGGCGTCGTGCCGGGCGTGATCGGCGGCAAGCCCCGACACCTGCAGCGAGGCGACGACGCAAAACGGGCGCCCGAGATCCGCGACCTACACATCGACGTCGGAGCGCGCGACCGCGAGCACGCCGAACAGCTGGTACGGATCGGTGACGTCGCGGTGATCGACGCCGAGCCACGAGCGCTCGCCGACGGCCGGGTCGCGAGCCGCGCGTTCGACAACCGTCTCGGTGCCTACGTTGCGCTGGAAGCAGCCCGCCGCGTCGCCGCCGCCGGTGGCGCCGAAGTCGAGGTGGTGGCGATCGCATCCACCCAAGAAGAGATCACGTTCGCCGGCGCGCGCACCGCGGCGTACGCCGTAGAGCCGGACGTCGCGCTGATCGTCGACGTCACCCACGCGACCGACGTGCCGGGTATCGACGAGGGCGAGGTCGGTAGCCATCCACTGGGCTCGGGAGCGGTCATCGCACGTGGCGCGACGATCGCTCCGGCCGTCTACGAGCGGCTGCAAGCGAGCGCCGAGCGCGAAGGGATCCGCTACACGGTCGAGGCGACAGGACGTTCCACCGGCACCGACGCCGATGCCATCCACCTCACCCGTCACGGCGTCGCCTGTGGCGTCGTTTCGATCCCTCTCCGCTACATGCACCAGCCGGTCGAGATCGCCGACCTCGACGACGTCGAGGCGTGCGTGGCGCTGGTAACCGCCTTCGCCCTTTCCCTGCGTGCGGGCGAAGGTTTCGAGCGCTGA
- the ctaD gene encoding cytochrome c oxidase subunit I, with protein MQSPPEVVMHGLRPAPRGWLSWLTTTDHKRIGVMYLVLTFLFFLIGGVEALIIRLQLARPDNTLVTPEAYNALVTMHGSTMIFLFFVPVAAAFGNYLVPLMIGARDMAFPRLNAFSFWTLLFGGITFYASLFFDPPAAGWTSYTPLSDNAFSPDGGIDAWILMIHLTTISSLAGAVNFIATIHNMRAPGMTWGRLPLFVWSILIYSYLLVLALPSLSAAATMLLTDRHFGTAFFDPAGGGSPLLWQHLFWFFGHPEVYIMILPMFGIVSEILPVFARKPIFGYKAIAASTVAIAFLSVLVWAHHMFTTPTAKVVLAFFMLSSFVIAVPTGIKIFNWIATLWRGSIVFKTPLMFAAALPALFVIGGISGVMLAIFPIDWQVHDTYFVVAHFHYVLFGGGAFALIGGLYYWYPKMTGRLMSERLGKLSFWLMFIGFNMTFLVQHSAGLSGMPRRIYDYSASSGWGDYNLISTIGSWILGIGIVVTMINAIISLKRGQRAGNDPWHGNTLEWFVTSPPPENNFDVIPRVRSVEPMRDIREQVRATQGRPADTVAQPLAPTR; from the coding sequence GTGCAGTCCCCGCCCGAGGTCGTAATGCACGGGCTGCGCCCGGCACCGCGCGGTTGGCTTTCCTGGCTCACCACCACCGATCACAAACGGATCGGTGTGATGTACCTCGTCCTCACCTTCCTGTTCTTCCTGATCGGTGGGGTCGAGGCGCTGATCATCCGCCTCCAGCTTGCGCGGCCCGACAACACGCTGGTCACACCCGAGGCCTACAACGCGCTCGTGACCATGCACGGGTCGACGATGATCTTCCTGTTCTTCGTGCCGGTAGCGGCGGCCTTCGGTAACTACCTGGTTCCGCTGATGATCGGTGCTCGCGATATGGCGTTCCCGCGCCTCAACGCCTTCTCCTTCTGGACGCTGCTGTTCGGTGGCATCACCTTCTACGCGAGCCTCTTCTTCGATCCCCCGGCGGCCGGCTGGACTTCCTACACCCCGCTCTCCGACAACGCCTTCTCGCCCGACGGCGGCATCGATGCGTGGATCCTGATGATCCACCTGACGACGATTTCGTCGCTGGCTGGCGCCGTCAACTTCATCGCCACGATCCACAACATGCGCGCGCCGGGGATGACCTGGGGCCGGCTGCCGCTGTTCGTTTGGTCGATCCTGATCTACAGCTACCTGCTGGTGCTGGCCCTGCCCTCGTTGTCGGCTGCCGCCACCATGCTGCTCACCGACCGCCACTTCGGCACTGCCTTCTTCGACCCTGCGGGTGGCGGTTCACCGCTGCTTTGGCAGCACCTCTTCTGGTTCTTCGGGCATCCCGAGGTCTACATCATGATCCTGCCGATGTTCGGGATTGTGTCGGAGATCCTGCCCGTGTTCGCGCGCAAACCGATCTTCGGCTACAAGGCGATTGCCGCCTCGACCGTCGCGATCGCGTTCCTCAGCGTCCTCGTGTGGGCTCACCACATGTTCACAACGCCCACCGCGAAGGTCGTCCTCGCCTTCTTCATGCTCTCGTCGTTCGTGATCGCCGTGCCCACCGGCATCAAGATCTTCAACTGGATCGCCACGCTCTGGCGCGGCTCGATCGTCTTCAAGACGCCGCTGATGTTCGCTGCTGCGCTGCCGGCGCTGTTCGTGATCGGCGGCATCTCCGGCGTGATGCTGGCGATCTTCCCGATCGACTGGCAGGTGCACGACACCTACTTCGTCGTCGCGCACTTCCACTATGTGCTGTTCGGCGGCGGCGCCTTCGCGTTGATCGGTGGCCTCTACTACTGGTACCCGAAGATGACCGGGCGCCTGATGTCCGAACGCCTTGGCAAGCTCTCGTTCTGGCTGATGTTCATCGGCTTCAACATGACGTTCCTCGTGCAGCACTCGGCCGGACTGTCGGGCATGCCGCGGCGTATCTACGACTACAGCGCTTCGTCGGGCTGGGGCGACTACAACCTGATCTCCACGATCGGTTCGTGGATCCTCGGCATCGGCATCGTCGTAACGATGATCAACGCGATCATCAGCCTGAAGCGCGGTCAGCGTGCCGGCAACGATCCGTGGCACGGCAACACCTTGGAGTGGTTCGTGACCTCGCCGCCGCCCGAGAACAACTTCGATGTGATCCCGCGCGTGCGGTCGGTCGAGCCGATGCGTGACATCCGCGAACAGGTGCGAGCCACCCAGGGGCGGCCGGCCGACACCGTCGCCCAACCGCTCGCACCCACGCGGTGA
- a CDS encoding heme o synthase, producing MSAPLEGATASVGGARATRASAAASGLRARIADYLSMTKPGVQSLLLFTTATTMYVAGDPSPWLVAVTCLGGALSAGGAGALNHVLDRDIDRVMSRTADRPVAAGRVSVARATAFGALLGIAAFVLLAVAVNPLAAVLSAAGLVGYVGVYTAWLKRRTPQNIVIGGAAGAVPPLVGWAAVTGGLSGTPLYLFAIIFFWTPPHFWSLSLLMKDEYARAGVPMLPVVRGEQETRRQVLLYAILLYAVTQLPFCAGAFGWLYLAVSLLLGALFIGGAILLVRRRDRTTALRLYLFSLLYLALLFAAMVADVRL from the coding sequence ATGAGCGCTCCCCTCGAGGGTGCAACGGCATCGGTCGGGGGCGCGCGCGCCACCCGCGCAAGCGCCGCTGCCAGCGGCCTCCGCGCGCGCATCGCCGACTACCTCTCGATGACCAAGCCCGGCGTCCAGTCGCTGCTGCTTTTCACCACCGCCACCACGATGTACGTCGCAGGCGATCCGTCCCCGTGGCTGGTGGCGGTCACCTGCCTGGGTGGCGCGCTGTCGGCCGGCGGAGCAGGCGCCCTGAACCACGTTCTCGACCGCGACATCGACCGCGTGATGAGCCGCACGGCCGACCGACCAGTGGCGGCGGGACGCGTCTCGGTGGCCCGCGCAACGGCCTTCGGAGCGCTGCTCGGGATCGCCGCGTTCGTGCTGCTCGCTGTCGCTGTCAACCCGCTCGCGGCGGTGCTGTCGGCCGCCGGTCTCGTCGGCTACGTCGGCGTTTACACCGCGTGGTTGAAGCGACGCACGCCCCAAAACATCGTGATCGGCGGAGCCGCCGGGGCAGTACCGCCGCTGGTCGGTTGGGCGGCGGTCACCGGGGGACTCAGTGGCACACCCCTCTACTTGTTCGCGATCATCTTCTTCTGGACGCCGCCCCACTTCTGGTCGCTGTCACTTTTGATGAAAGACGAGTACGCGCGCGCCGGCGTGCCGATGTTGCCGGTCGTTCGCGGTGAGCAGGAGACGCGGCGGCAGGTGCTCCTCTATGCGATCCTGCTGTACGCCGTCACGCAGCTGCCGTTCTGCGCCGGCGCCTTCGGTTGGCTCTACCTCGCGGTGTCGCTGCTGCTCGGTGCCCTCTTCATCGGCGGCGCGATCCTGCTCGTGCGGCGTCGCGACCGCACCACCGCTCTGCGCCTCTACCTCTTCTCGCTCCTCTACCTAGCTCTGCTGTTCGCGGCGATGGTCGCCGACGTGCGGCTCTGA
- a CDS encoding enoyl-CoA hydratase-related protein: MSDATVSWAQEGAVATITLNRPDRLNAWTDELADELRSLLRRAGSNADVRAVLLTGAGRAFSAGADLKAGFEAADDGMPDIRRELDERYHPVITAIRRLDKPVVAAVNGPAVGIGASLALACDLVAMAESAFISLAFVEIGLAPDGGSTLLVPAAVGKARAFQMALLAERVPAHTALEWGLVNFVHPDDRLLAEARALAERLASGPTRAYAAAKRALNEALFAQLDRQLRLEADLQHELARSDDFQEGVRAFIEKRPPVFKGR; the protein is encoded by the coding sequence GTGAGCGACGCAACGGTCAGCTGGGCCCAGGAGGGAGCGGTCGCGACAATCACGCTCAACCGACCGGACCGGTTAAACGCTTGGACCGACGAGCTGGCAGATGAATTGCGGTCCCTTCTTAGGCGGGCGGGCTCGAACGCGGACGTGCGCGCAGTGCTCTTGACGGGGGCCGGCCGCGCCTTCTCGGCGGGAGCGGACCTCAAGGCGGGGTTTGAGGCGGCCGACGACGGCATGCCCGACATCCGCCGCGAGCTCGACGAGCGCTACCACCCGGTGATCACCGCGATCCGGCGACTCGACAAGCCGGTGGTGGCGGCCGTGAACGGTCCGGCGGTCGGCATCGGGGCGTCGCTAGCGCTGGCTTGCGACTTGGTGGCGATGGCCGAGTCGGCGTTCATCTCGCTGGCTTTCGTGGAGATCGGGCTCGCACCCGACGGCGGCTCGACGCTCCTGGTGCCGGCGGCGGTGGGCAAGGCACGCGCCTTCCAGATGGCGCTGCTTGCCGAGCGGGTGCCGGCGCACACGGCGCTCGAGTGGGGACTCGTCAACTTCGTGCATCCCGACGACCGTCTGCTTGCCGAAGCACGAGCTCTCGCCGAGCGTCTCGCGAGCGGACCCACCCGTGCGTACGCAGCCGCCAAGCGCGCGTTGAACGAGGCCTTGTTTGCGCAGCTCGACCGCCAACTGCGGCTCGAAGCCGACCTCCAGCACGAGCTCGCCCGCAGCGACGACTTCCAGGAGGGCGTGCGCGCCTTCATCGAGAAACGGCCACCGGTGTTCAAGGGGCGCTAG
- a CDS encoding glucose-6-phosphate dehydrogenase assembly protein OpcA — MAATRAHLRRSVAGPADAAEALRELGRRAFQELGVVPARALTLVVAAPAERVGEVLARLRETGRNHPSRVVLLAVLEGEQSDDGEIAAFAEVAGAPGDETGRGMLRERVLLPVAAAARGRIGSLVAPLLVEDVPTVAWAPDLDDAWLDPLRGLCGAILFDARDRERPAAALERAQRLAMAAHVVDLEWLRSEPWRLRVAELFDPPPLRRELWRMTSVEVRHAPESRTAALLFCGWLASRLGWEVAPRTSGGEAARGDGGGATRRRARVVGSELAVSLRPDREMPVPGLAGVSIATEGGVAMRLDRGPGGLVLERTLPGPKRLRSVVLGASRGERGILAEALRQALLRDPSYRPALGEALRLEGAVSDGESLPGGAV; from the coding sequence TTGGCAGCTACGCGCGCGCATCTCCGCCGCTCGGTCGCTGGTCCTGCTGATGCCGCCGAAGCGCTGCGCGAACTCGGTCGGCGAGCATTCCAGGAGCTCGGGGTTGTGCCGGCACGCGCGCTTACGCTGGTCGTCGCGGCACCCGCCGAGCGGGTCGGCGAGGTTCTCGCGCGGCTGCGCGAGACCGGACGCAATCACCCCTCACGGGTCGTTCTGCTTGCTGTGTTGGAGGGCGAACAGAGCGACGACGGTGAAATCGCCGCGTTCGCCGAAGTAGCCGGGGCGCCCGGTGACGAGACGGGGCGCGGAATGCTCCGCGAACGTGTGTTGCTCCCGGTGGCGGCCGCAGCACGTGGACGGATCGGTTCGCTGGTGGCGCCGCTTCTGGTTGAGGACGTGCCGACGGTCGCCTGGGCCCCCGACCTCGACGATGCTTGGCTGGATCCGCTACGCGGGCTGTGCGGCGCGATTCTCTTCGACGCCCGCGATCGGGAGCGTCCCGCAGCTGCTCTCGAACGCGCCCAGCGCCTGGCGATGGCCGCCCACGTCGTCGACCTCGAGTGGTTGCGTTCGGAGCCATGGCGTCTGCGTGTCGCTGAGCTTTTCGATCCACCGCCGCTGCGCCGCGAGCTGTGGCGGATGACGAGCGTCGAGGTGCGGCACGCGCCCGAGTCGCGCACCGCGGCGCTGTTGTTCTGCGGCTGGCTAGCGTCCCGCCTTGGCTGGGAGGTGGCCCCTCGTACGAGCGGCGGCGAAGCTGCGCGGGGTGACGGCGGAGGCGCTACGCGCCGCCGGGCGCGTGTGGTCGGTAGCGAGCTCGCCGTGTCGCTCCGCCCCGACCGTGAGATGCCGGTTCCAGGTCTCGCCGGCGTGTCGATCGCGACCGAAGGGGGCGTGGCGATGCGGCTCGACCGCGGGCCCGGCGGTCTCGTGCTGGAACGCACGCTGCCGGGCCCGAAACGCCTGCGGTCGGTCGTGCTCGGGGCGTCGCGCGGCGAGCGCGGCATCCTCGCCGAGGCTTTGCGACAGGCGCTTTTGCGGGATCCGAGCTACCGGCCGGCGTTGGGCGAGGCGCTGCGGCTGGAAGGAGCGGTGAGCGACGGCGAGTCGTTGCCGGGAGGGGCTGTTTAG